The Toxorhynchites rutilus septentrionalis strain SRP chromosome 1, ASM2978413v1, whole genome shotgun sequence genome contains the following window.
tggaaatataaCTCTTaaccgtctttttcgacgtgatttcacaaatgttCACTGCATGCTGTCAAATTAGCTTTATATTCAGCGGGAACTTTaataaaatgtacgtttttaattgatgaaacactttctgaaaatagcattttcacatggatgtggtaggcaatcaaatataaacacaacgactgacgtgtcactatttgagaaataattatggcagcgcatgctatgtcgcttgataaaccaccatcttcattacttaattttttccaggacattgggttCAACTATTGTATCCGACAATCAATATATTGAatgacattttccataaattttcGATACCGATACCGATAGGATAATCATGTGATCTGTCATTTGACTTCGGTAGCAAAATGGTATAGCAGCTAATTTCCAAATGAAATGGAACTTCAGTTGTGCTCACCGATAGACATTGATTACATGCTTTTTTCTACGAATACACtagatttttttacgcgattgtttttgcgtgattttattttacgcgaGAGTGTTTGCGAGCGTGGTTGTGACGAGCGCGTGCCGGTGATGGGACAATCTTTTTTAACGTGATTCTCTCAAATTtacgcgatttgctcgaaaCTTCGCAATCTTTCTTTAAGGCGGTTTTATTTTTGCGCGCACGTATCAGTCGCATAGAAAAAGAATTCAGTGTTATGAAAAAAGAATTGATGTTATGATTACTCTCTGGCAATGGTAAAACAAAGCAAAACGAAACAAACTGCCATAAGCCACTAGATCGATCTTCAGCTTCAGTTACAGCTTAAAATAAGCATTACTAAAGCTTACTTATGGTTATCTGAAAACGTGAATTGTGATGGCAGGCTTTAATGAGCATCATTCATGCTTATATAAGATTCCATGAAAACGTCAAGTTGTTTttcttcggtttttttttctaggaaatATCCATTGAAACCAATcgacagaaaacaaaaaaaaaaatcatatacatTTCATGGGCCCACCCAAACAGATTTATTGCAAACCTTTTATGGGTGATATTGAGGTTATAACAGGTTCCTTCATTATTTAGATCTACGGTACACTGTTTGAAATGAGAAATAGTTATTATATAAAAATTACCACATGAGATTCGAACCGGGGTACTTGTGCAACATGTGTGTTTTTCTATTGTGCTCAGGTATCTGCTCAAAAAGATCATGTATGAGTGGGTTTTACTGGCCGGCTTGGAAGCATATTTTTGGCCCAAAATTTCCaccttttaaaatttttttttccaactcTTTTAAACATCCATGTTATGTTTATTAAACTCTTGACCTCATGAATCGCCATTTGTATATGTGAGTacattcccagcaaacattaaatcgcataacaagcgtatatataacatcatatgtcctaatatttggttggcatataatgcgcctaactggcatatgcatgcaaaagtggaggccatatacatacatggcaaatgcttaccgaatttgtttggatgaacatgaaactttgaccggctataatagcgattatgttggaattgaattgcgatctaatatgaatatattcatgaatttcattttcgccaactcgagaaaaacggagttgaagacccgaacattatttcgcgaattgtctaaaaagctatcgatctttatcactgttttcaccactagctgtccagaataactccgtaaaaccaatcgtaactgttgatccgtgatttgagattaaggttgaagcctcggagcgaaaaatgttacattggacgttttgactgcccgcgattgcacattggacatattacgttgcactataagaatttgaaactaactaataaacaacaatccaaatatcagcatttcgttctaaagactgattattattgttatcgctcgttgaattgcactgaaatcgataacaacacctgtaagaaacgaATTCCAAAActaccgaagtacgactgcgagttgttttgactgctttgttacttcggatgtttcggccgtcggaggaaagtggcgtccgaagtaacagccgggtgcttaaaattcgaatctgtacattggatattttttgtatcggcgacaaaaagatgaagaagatagatacgtgaacgattgtttttgtaatacatttgttacataggaccttttcaaaagttacgcgagaattttcaaagcaccaaatacgacttttgccatacttatatacgatttattacagacatagaaaaaaacaaatggcgcaaaatattttcgtgaaatgtttattacaacctcacgaatcgctattttatatatgagtatttatgttcgtagaaataataattgtttgattgacttgtgttgggagtggaatatgaatgtttaaaatgccacagattgatgtttggtgaaaattgctccgatgtgggttcgaactccggtcgtctggatcagggatggtaaaaaatcacattcaacgatcaatgaataagtatatccctctagtcggatgtttttaaatcacccccagcaggcgaggctcttttattattcatatgtacacagagagaatacttggaacggtgagctaccaagatctcaaaaaagcaatatgagagcggaatcccaactgcttgcactctcgaagcattacttctactactcaggttttatcgtgagtgcaagccacaaacgattaatcccattccatagagcggatgatgagttcttgatcggaaagtgtaacaagagacgatcaactgaaatcttacgacactcatcgagggatttttaattctctattgcactgtccgcagtgagtggctgactcagtctcgtgtcgattttattttgctgtcgtctcccgcccgataaacagcagatgggtaatggatgcaattgattaattttattaccagcagatttgggcgaatctcatcccgcccaaaatcgtttttaagattccaataattctgaacattcacatttctctccaaataatttttccaacagtaattcaattagtgacttcacgaaacacctttcgaattcgattgaatttcagacccttttttattttgtagataaaacggatcacatatttgattaattcaattctgtgtggttacgttcttcgttgcgaataaatgtaatgaaatagtatggacgtatgatatccatgtatcgtggacttccgacatatgtggcagtggatttgtcgaacgactaatgttttttatatcccttcaaacttgttgcatctctcaagtgtacatactgctttgaccgcagatttgcatggtagcatctggttaatttcaggtattcagtcttcatattgtcgaatgaatactgttggaacaataggtatcgcagcaaatgattatcaacatcctaccttatcatcaaacggtatgcgaataatttcaatgaactgacggcattggaatatatgctttgtgaggaccacacaattattatcagagcgaataaacgtccgactggaagtcatgaacatcaattcaatgtgcccaagataaatttatcctttgaaggtcattaacctttctaaagatgatcagatggaatatattccaatatcgtctggaataacctgtccaacaccttatgatcgttatattgtttttgctattattctgatgtttcataacacggcactctattgattattcgccgaaaatgaataaaaaatatccttgaagttagcctacggttttagtagcagtgcaatatggtgagccagtctcaggataagaaaacatttaaaaataaagcttttttttttttgaatgaatcaatagtaaaacaaaacgtcaaaaaatttctcggctttgtgatagcagataatcattatccatttgagttgtatgagtattccattcccccacaaactgtggatagtctatctgcatacaaattatgtagagtggcacaatccaaaaaaattatgagcaaatatttacgtgcttaaacaaaaaaacacatgttgaatatttgcgctaatttatgtttttttattaattcaaggtaatcaaggtcttttctagacaccagtttactcggccccgaaaaaagtggtctgtatttgggcaagcggaaaaatatatctcgcaagaccacgtgttcgatgtcgtaaaagccttggccaataacgcatttacattaactcataaaattagtgatttgagagggattattgtttgtagtctcttgattaatttaaacaccatctgagaaattcTCCGTGAAACAtgaaagtcgtcctatctgctgtagcgcattttttttttattttacccagtttcatcgaagtaaacgcgctcggaaaggaaaattgaacgcccggatgagagagcgagaatcgtacgtcatagagacactcattcccatggagcaaattcttgttaggagttgaaagcaaaacgaggaaggagagtaactcaattattcagaCTAGTTTTAGTCTagtaatgctttggtcaactcagagttaccaagagaaaatcatttggttatgatgggtgaggattaatagttagtcgcagtttgcacagattacgatctgtgcagtttgcgattaatcgtaaatcacatcatgctcccttgttttccatccttggtctggattatcatccaccagctatctcgcgcggctatctgaaatttaattcaacagcggttaaaacattcgagtgcatcagcatttcattgccatttcaatatgatgtaatatgttctttattaggatttaatatgatttactgtttcatgattttcttcagcatgcaacacgatttactaaagtactgaatcgatttaaattatacgcttatacgacaaacaaactgcatcagcgtaatatacgcatatgatgcggattaaatatattttacgacaatgtacatcataaaattgatgtttattataccgaattgcgacttaatttgataatgatatataaaatcgagtttttacattttatgcgatttcaaatatacacgatacatactttgattgatattatatgcaattctgatttattctgatttcttgtaagacttagcacgtgcaaaattatacgatttaatgtttgctgggtttatGTTTGCATAAACAAGAGTTGCTTGTTTGATTCTAGTGCTGTACatagtgacagacatacaattttcgaagtacaacgctagtacagttgtatgtctgtcataagcaTAATATTTTGTACAAAAACTTGAATCcactttttcaaattttttaatttaaaaagaacCACCCGAACAAAATGAAATTTACAAATAGATGGATTCTGTTGAAGCCGCCTCACTGACATCTGATGCCACCCCTGCATAACTCCGACAAGAttgaaatatcaaacaaataataattttctcgAGCGGTCTGCACGCAATTGTGTGGTGAACCAACAAAGAAATAATTCTAGTCTGAGTAGGTGAGTGGAAGTTTTTCAATCATCACGCGACGCTTTCCATTCATCAATTATTTCATCATTACCAGCCATATTTCAAGGTCGCTCCCGGGAGGAAATAAACTGCACGTTGTCGAACCAAATGGGAAATTCGGTAAGTGCGAGTCCGGTAGCTGCGTTGCCAGCTCCCGTAGAAACGGTGGAGGCTAAGCCCGACAAGCCAAAATGCAAGGCATGCTGTGCGTGCCCGGAAACCAAAAAAGCTCGGGATGCTTGGTGAGTATGGAAGTGTTTCTGCTTCGGCAGCACAGAATAGTGTGGAGTGACGTTATATAATCCGGCTTACTTTTTGACAGCATTATGGAACGCGGCGAGGAGAATTGTGGCGACTTCATAGAGAGGCATAAACAATGTATGCGTGATATGGGATTCAATATTTAAATCGGATCAAGAGCCAAATCTAATCACACAGGTCAGGATGAACCTTAACAACATCTCGTCTTAATTTTGTTAATTGGAGTATTATGTGTTAAACTGTACATATAGGAATAAAAAGAACTAAATTATCCCTAATAATTGTATTTAATTTTCGGGCATTTCCAGAGAAATCCTATTAAGATAGCAAACTATCCAATAAAACAGAAAAACTGTTGGAGtaattaaaaatgtattttcgaATGATTGAGAATTCCTAAATTATATGAGTCTAACATAAAGCAACCATTTACTTAATATACTTGTCCATAAACTTCTTATGAAACTCGGATCGTAGCGAGTCGTTTATGAACTGACTGCTCTTCTTGTCCGGTTCCGAACGGGCACAGTTCTTGAACACCACATCGTCATCCCACCGTCGCTTCACCTTCAAATCCGCCTTTGCCGATGACGCATAATTGAGCAACGGATTTCCCGAAAGGATATTCTCCATCCGAATGCGTTCCTCCTCCTGGCGTTTCTCGAGTTCCTTTTTGGCCTCGTCCTGTGCTCGTTCCCGCTTGATTTTGCTCAACTCCGCCAGCAGGGCAGCCGTGTCGTCCTCGTCCGAATCCGAGTCGGAATTCTCACTCTCAACGGGATCATCTGCGTCCAGGTTCTGTGGGGCGGCGTCTATCTTCTGTCGCTTGCTGCTGCTACTGGCCTCGATTGCACGACGAACCACCGATGGGGTGGAAGACGAGTTTGCTTTGCCTGCGCCGCCGGATTTACCTTCGCGTTCACGTTTCTCAAGTTCCTCGCGGAAATCACGGCTGCGCAGTTCCTCCGAGGTTCCTTGACCGAGATCTCTGCAAGGGTAAGATTCGTTAGTCGTTCCGCCAGGAAAAACAACTGGAACCAATTTCATACCTGTATTTGAGTTTGGTGTGCGATGGAAGATCTCTGCTGCTGTACTGTTTGGAAAGAGCACTGAGATCCTTTTCACCACGACCACTGCCTCCACGAGCGGGATCGAATGTGGGCCGAGCAGCCGTAGTCATTTTTCAgcgaaaattaaatattttatttagatTTGTACTCCAAATTAACGGAACAGAACGTTTTGCAGCGCAATATGAAACTTTTGGTGCTTTGACAGCTTCTGATCATAATACTTGAAAGGGACCAAAAAGTTATATAAAATTACAGGTACGTAATTATCTGAGGTGAATATAGTTTCGTTGAAGGTGGGAAACTCTAATGAAATTCTATATATTTTAACCCCTTTCCGTATTATTTACgttgaaaaattttgttcaGTTTTTTGTTCTACCAAGATGCATACTTTCTTGAAGTTTTCCGTTTCAGTGGACAGCTTTCTTCATAGGTAGATTTAAtactggtttttttttaattaataatttctGATGAATATTTTTCAAGCTGTTTAGTGTAAGAAACACTCTCCGttcatatcaaaattttcttcggaatgaCACCAATCCCAATTTGTTTTTCTTGAATCTCTGAATTGTTCAATAAAAAGAACACCTGAATTATAATTAAATATGTTTATGATCAGATAGAGATTCTTCATTAGACAGATGCCAATTATTTCTCATATCTGATTGTTTAAAACTGCAAAGTGTTAAATCAAGAACTTCTTATCTCATAGAGTTAGCAAATGCTGGTTTGTTTCCTTGGTTACAAATGGTAATATTATTTGACTTTAAATATTCAAGCAATATACACCTCTAACATTGATGTCACTGCTACCCCAGACCGTATGATGAGCATTGGCGTATCATCCTGCGATGACCTTTTTGTTATTTAACTTGCAGTGTTAGACCAGCGCAGCAGCTTCAAATGGAGGAACTTCAACGTTGTCTCCTGGAAAATAAGCCGAAGCGACGATGATGACGGGTTTCCCTCGAGTCGTTGGTTCCTCCAATAGTATTGCCATGGTGTCTCTTTTGATGAATTAACgtttaacttttcaataggacctATCTGTTTTTATCGATTCTCTTTATTGACTTTCTATTTCGATTATCATGGCCTTGCAGACAAATTGAACTGAATTATTAACGGTAGTGTGGGGGCACTACGTCTCTGCCAGcactttcattttcgaaaataCGCACTTTCCTACAGGCCACACGTTACGATTGACATTTCCCTTTCTCGCAAGATATTGTCATAACAACTCAAATCATTTTTCGCACGACACGAATAAGATAGAGCTGAAGGAAAATTAAATTACATTTGTTGGAGGATATTCAGGATTCAATTATTTCGAAGACCAAAATGTAAGTTTGTTACAAATATCGTTACTGTAATTTgttcaaataaatttaaattacagCTTTTGAGCTACACCACTTAAAACGGTTTGCTGAAAAGGGGTCCGAAAATTGTACACCTGTCCCAACAATTCTCAAAAGATTTTGAGGTTAATCACCCACGATGCCCGAAACAAGTCGGTTCGATTGTCGCCGCTGCAGCTTGGCCAACAACATCGATGATATGTTGCAGTGCGAAGGGGCGTGTGGCGGATGGTTCCACTATGGGTGCGTCGGATTCGACGACGGGATGAAACCGGAGCAGTGGAAGTGTTCGGACTGTACCACCAATAATGTGGTTAATAACCCATCAGTGGTAAGCGGTTCAGCAGCGAGTTCTGCTTCAGCGGGAATTCTCCCAAGTGATTCAATGACGTCATCTGCGAACGTAAACCCGACAACGTCTCACGCGATCGGAAAACAAATGAgacttaggtgcctattctgtattccgacggatttctatttcgttcgaaagtgatatTTCGATCGTTTTCGAATTTACCATTCCCTATTCCAATCGTTTTGCTCGTTTCGAACGAAAGTGTTAGAAAATTTCGAATATGCATCGATCTGTCAAAAACCGATAAACAAAAAGAAACACCGTATTAAATAGCGGCGAGTGCGAGTTgaatttcagttaatttttgatcctaagagaaatttgtgagaaaattttctcgttCAATGGATTCCATTTTGTTACCGATTTTGGCGGAGCAAGAAGAAATTGGAATGCCTTGCTACCATCGGCGAAACCACCGAAAATCAACCGACTTCATAAAACTTTCTGATGAAGCGTAAGTATCCGTCTCAAAAATCCCATGTTTGTTTCTCTTATTGATTAATTTTGCCCTTATTCAGATTCATCAAAAGTTTTCGTCTAAGTAAGGAAGCTTTTCGGTACGTTTTAGAGGAAATTGAGAACTGCCTTACCACAAGGAAAGGTGGTCTATCCACGGAGGTGAAACTCGCAGCATGTTTGCGATTCTTTGCTGAAGGAAATTATCAACATGGAGCAGGGCAAGATTATCACATTGCCATAGCACAGCCCACATTTTCCAAGGTGCTGACTGAAATGCTTAACATTCTGGAGCGGACACTGTGTAAGAAATGGATTGCTGTGCACTTCACAATATATGCTTAGAATTTGGTCGTTCTCAGTAGTTATAATATGTTATGCAGCTGTTTACATaataaacttttgtttaaattaatatttatgactgTTAAATTTCATCTAACTTGTTTGCAAATGCTCAAATAAATAACAACCACCGGAAAAGGAAGTGTCTTCCTTACTTAACTATGGTTTCGGCAGAATTATTTACTCTTATTCCTGCCAACACTTTGAGAACATGTCATTATCGATTTCTCGTAAGCAGgccaagtattcaaataaccattgttaatactttttgcgttgttttaaccccttgctgtacgatttaatttccaacagcacGGCCCAAAACGAGCACTTCGAGTCGTTCcgctactctgctgagtgtggGTATCTAACATGGGTGCCCTATGATGAGCAAATACATGttgtgtttaaaataaaaacgaaggaGTTATTACTACGTACTAActcgttcgtttttattttaattataatattcaaattatattttatatttttagctcattcaattttttttttaaataacggaAATTTGATAATCTTCAGTTGTCGGTATCCTCATCATATGCCTGAAGCTATGTAATTATTTCACATCGAGAAACAACGAGTGAAGTTCAATGttgtacgtgaaggggttaaggAAGTTCCATAAACTATAGGCGAAATtcgtgaatttaaaaaaagtttatataattttgatgctattccaaacaaacttcaaagaaaaaattaagtaagatttttcttccatggaaagatataaaaatacgattagaacttttttcatttttttatacttgagttacaatataaagataaaaaatcagatcactgatattttgaaacattattcTAATGTTCTGAAATATACGCAATCTGCGTTTCAAGGATTTGTCGCTATTGATTTCTCCAGCGCGATCTTCTCCATCTCGTGGTTATGTCGTTTTTGTTCACTCAGATGTTCTTTGAGTGTGGCATCCACGGAAAGAATCGCTCGAGCTGATTGGCGCTGATAATGAACCAGATCACTCAAAttcttgtttgtgttttttaacaGGGATTTCACATTGGtgtgaaatttgttttgttgctcGACTTGCAGCTCTAATAGTCTCGTGGTAGAAGGTCTGGATTTTTTCGGCTGAGAGGGCTGGAAGTGAATGGTATTATTGATACCGTCACACTCGTCGGAAGTAccataatatataaaattttcctGGTCTGCAGCTTGAGGTTCACCCGAAGGCGAACCCAACTGTGTTCCATGAGATGAGGTACCCGGGATTCCTTCCACGGTCGCAAGTAACCCAGTTAGTAGAACTGCCTGCTCCTCCAGCTCGgacaaattgataattttattgggtCCTCCACCTGTCGCCCTCTGCTCCCGTTTGTTGTGAGCGAGTTTTCGCTTTAATCCGGACTTATAGTCCGCCCAAACCTACACAGAAAACCAGGGCAAAAATAAGACTATAAACATATGTTTCGGATTCGTTTTAGTATATACCTTTTTCCATCCACTTCCATCGCGAATAGGCGGTCCCAAACTATTGACTTCTGCCGCCAGATCATCCCAGAAGGGTCCGGAATTTCCTCGGGAGAAACCCTTTGCTATGTCCGGCTCTTGCTCCAGAAGCAGCACAATCCGCTCGAACTGATTTTTagtggttgttttgtttttgtttttttccctgttgaacgttaaaattaatttaaagaaaaaaatgattaaaaattagCTTACATTTTTGCAGTTCACCGCTCATCCGCTGCGGAAATTATTCACTCCTTCATAAACAAAGTGGGTTTGACGTTtggtttgattcgaatgaaagatgttcgaaaacaaaacagtCCGAACGAAAGGTATTCGAATTTGAAAACACCTCGAACGAAACAGGGAATGGAATTtaccaagtcgttcgaaatatttcgaatcgattgaaatacagaatagacaCCTTAACCTCAACCTGCTGGAGGAACAGCATTCCATTCTGTTGAGAGAGATGGAGCTGGAACAACAAACGGAACTCCAGCGAAAGAAATTGGAGTTGGAAAAAGAAGCGTGGCGAGTTCGCAGCGAAATCATGAAGGCCAGTGGAGGCGATGGAGTTCCAAACGTGAGTGGGTCTCTCGCGGACTGGACAAATCGTTTGGCTCATGTCATGGGTCGGCCAAATCCTGCAACAGCTTCCGGAAACACAATTGGAACCTTTGTAAGTGCCCCGCCGCTCATCCCTTCCGCCACGTATAGCCAGG
Protein-coding sequences here:
- the LOC129778649 gene encoding protein CWC15 homolog, with translation MTTAARPTFDPARGGSGRGEKDLSALSKQYSSRDLPSHTKLKYRDLGQGTSEELRSRDFREELEKREREGKSGGAGKANSSSTPSVVRRAIEASSSSKRQKIDAAPQNLDADDPVESENSDSDSDEDDTAALLAELSKIKRERAQDEAKKELEKRQEEERIRMENILSGNPLLNYASSAKADLKVKRRWDDDVVFKNCARSEPDKKSSQFINDSLRSEFHKKFMDKYIK
- the LOC129762413 gene encoding uncharacterized protein LOC129762413; the protein is MEKNKNKTTTKNQFERIVLLLEQEPDIAKGFSRGNSGPFWDDLAAEVNSLGPPIRDGSGWKKVWADYKSGLKRKLAHNKREQRATGGGPNKIINLSELEEQAVLLTGLLATVEGIPGTSSHGTQLGSPSGEPQAADQENFIYYGTSDECDGINNTIHFQPSQPKKSRPSTTRLLELQVEQQNKFHTNVKSLLKNTNKNLSDLVHYQRQSARAILSVDATLKEHLSEQKRHNHEMEKIALEKSIATNP